CCCATGGTACTTCGACTCCAGCGGGTGACATCGAAGAGAGCAAGGCCGTAGAAGCCGTCTTTGGTGACTACGCGAAAGACCACAAGCTGTGGGTCAGCTCCACCAAATCCATGATGGGCCACCTGCTGGGCGCCGCCGGCGCCGTGGAGGCCGCGGTGTGCGCGAAGGCCATCGAGACCGGTGCTATCCCGCCCACGATCAACCTCAAGGATCCGGATCCGGAGTGCCGCCTCGACTACGTGCCGAACCAGGCCAGAGAGCGTCGTCTCGACCACGCCATGAGCAACTCCTTCGGCTTCGGTGGAACCAACGCGACGTTGGTCCTCAGCCGCTACAAGGACTGAGCAAATCGCCAGCGGTAGGCGCCCAACAACTGCTGCCGGGGCTGCCGCACAGGCACAACTCGCGGGCTCGAGCCGGGATGGCCACGCGATTCCGAGGTGCTGAGTCCTGACCTTGACTCAACCGGGCGGCACTGCGAGGCCGCTGCTACACCCCTCAGGCGCACCAATCTGTGCTGGTCATTTGAATGCGGCGGTACTACCACACCGGCCCGCTCCCCCCTCGAATCTCTCATGCAGTGCCCTTTCTGCAGCCACACGGACAGCCGTGTGACCGACTCTCGTCTCGCCTCTGGCGGCACCGTCGTATGGCGGCGGCGGGAGTGCGACTCGTGCAAGAAGCGCTTCACGACCTACGAACGCGTGGAGCATTCGTTGCCGACGGTGGTGAAGAAGGACGGGCGCCGCGAGCCGTTCGACCGCCAGAAGCTCCTACGCAGCCTGCAGATCGCCTGTAACAAGCGACCGGTGCCAGCAGACCGCCTCGACGAGACGGCTGAGGCCCTGGAGCGCGAGCTCGGTCAATCCGGGGAAAAGGAAATCGTCTCGCGCCTAATCGGCGAGAAGGTGATGGAGCGCCTCAAGGATTTGGATGAAGTGGCCTACGTGCGCTTCGCCAGCGTGTATCGCTCTTTCCGCGACATCGACGAGTTCATGGCGGAGATGGGAAAGCTAGTTCAGTCGCGAGCGGCGCAGTAGCCGGCGACGCGCGCCCGAATGCTGAGCTGACGCAGACGAGGAAGTAGACATGGGTGATCTCGACGCGGAGTTGATGGCGAAGGCCCTGGAAGCAGGGCGACGCGGCGATCCGTCTCCCAATCCCCACGTGGGCTGCGTGATTGCGCACGGCAAGGACATCGTCGGCACCGGCCATCACGAGGTGGCTGGAGAGGACCACGCAGAGGTCGCCGCGCTCAAGGAGGCTGGCGAGCGAGCCAAGGGCGCCACGCTGTACGTCACGCTGGAGCCCTGCGCCCACCAGGGTCGCACAGCGCCCTGCGTCGACGCAATCATTGCCGCGGGGATTGAGCGCGTCGTCATCGGCTGCAAGGATCCAAACCCGCACGTAGAGGGCGGCGGTCAAGGGTTGCTCGAGCAAGCAGGCATCGCGGTCACGCTCGGCGTGTTGGAGACCGAAGCCAAGCAGCTGATCAAGCCTTGGGAGAAGTACATCACCCGAGGCAGCACGTACTTGGCCCTCAAGCTCGCGACGTCCCTGGATGGGCGCACGGCGACGCGCACTGGGGCGTCGAAGTGGATCACGGGCTCCGACAGCCGCGCCAAGGTTCATCTCCTGCGGACTCAGCTCGATGCGGTCATGGTTGGCATCAACACCGTGATCGCGGATGACCCCCGCCTCACCGTGCGGGATGTTTCCGGACGGAACCCAGTGCGGGTCGTCATCGACAGCAAGCTACGCTTCCCCCTCGATAGCCAGCTGGCGCAAACCGCCGACGAGATCCCGACCTGCGTGATCACGACTCCAGAGGCACCGGAAGAGGTTGGTCACGCGCTGACCGATCTGCGGGTCAGCGTGATCCGCGTACCGGCTGGCCCTGACGGCCGAGTCGACATGGCCAAGGCGCTGGAAGCACTCGCGGCCCGGGAGGTCGTGTCTGTGTTATGCGAGGGCGGCGCAGAGCTCGCGGGGTCGCTGCTGGCTTCGAAACTAGCGGATGAGCTCCATGTCTTCATCGCGCCCGTGATGTTGGGTCCCCGCGGCAAGCCGGGCGCCGTCGACTGGGCAGGTCCCGAGCAGCCGACGGAGGCTCCGCGCATTGACCCGCCGCGCTGGGAACTCTGCGGTTCAGACGCCTACGTCTACGGACCCTTGAAGTACCCGCGCAAGGTCCGCAAGTAAGCCCCCAACGGCGTCGTCTCGGGTGGCGCACGCACCCCGAGTAGGTTCGGGGGTGAGGGTCAGTGCGTTGCGAGCGCCGTAGGCGGGTGATACGTTCCCTTACGTCATGGCTCTACGCGAAATCCTCGAGTTTCCCGACCCCCGTCTGCGCGAAGTAGGACAACCGGTCACGGTGTTCGACGACGATCTGCGTCAGCTCGTCGAGGATATGGCTGAAACCATGTACGACGCTCCCGGGGTCGGGCTCGCAGCCACCCAGATCGGTGTCGCCATACGGCTCTTCGTGATCGACATCGCCGGCGAGGACGAACCGAGCGACTTGAAGGTCTTCATCAACCCGGAGTTGCTCGAGCTCGATGGCACGCAGGTGTGGGAGGAAGGCTGCCTTTCTTTCCCTGGGGCAACTGAAGAGGTGAAGCGCGCAGAGGTCGTGAGGGTCCGCGCGCAAGACGAGTTCGGAGAGACGTTCGAGCTGGAAGCCGACGGCCTGATGGCCGTGGCGATCCAACACGAGAACGATCACCTCGACGGCGTATTGATGATCGACAAGCTAAACGCGATCAAGAAGCGCCTGTTCAGCCGCAAGCTGAACAAGGCGAAGCAAGCCTCTGCCCGCGCGTAGTGGCACGCTGACGAGCCATCGACTAGCGTCCGTTTCGC
This Polyangiaceae bacterium DNA region includes the following protein-coding sequences:
- the nrdR gene encoding transcriptional repressor NrdR, whose protein sequence is MQCPFCSHTDSRVTDSRLASGGTVVWRRRECDSCKKRFTTYERVEHSLPTVVKKDGRREPFDRQKLLRSLQIACNKRPVPADRLDETAEALERELGQSGEKEIVSRLIGEKVMERLKDLDEVAYVRFASVYRSFRDIDEFMAEMGKLVQSRAAQ
- the ribD gene encoding bifunctional diaminohydroxyphosphoribosylaminopyrimidine deaminase/5-amino-6-(5-phosphoribosylamino)uracil reductase RibD, which gives rise to MGDLDAELMAKALEAGRRGDPSPNPHVGCVIAHGKDIVGTGHHEVAGEDHAEVAALKEAGERAKGATLYVTLEPCAHQGRTAPCVDAIIAAGIERVVIGCKDPNPHVEGGGQGLLEQAGIAVTLGVLETEAKQLIKPWEKYITRGSTYLALKLATSLDGRTATRTGASKWITGSDSRAKVHLLRTQLDAVMVGINTVIADDPRLTVRDVSGRNPVRVVIDSKLRFPLDSQLAQTADEIPTCVITTPEAPEEVGHALTDLRVSVIRVPAGPDGRVDMAKALEALAAREVVSVLCEGGAELAGSLLASKLADELHVFIAPVMLGPRGKPGAVDWAGPEQPTEAPRIDPPRWELCGSDAYVYGPLKYPRKVRK
- the def gene encoding peptide deformylase; amino-acid sequence: MALREILEFPDPRLREVGQPVTVFDDDLRQLVEDMAETMYDAPGVGLAATQIGVAIRLFVIDIAGEDEPSDLKVFINPELLELDGTQVWEEGCLSFPGATEEVKRAEVVRVRAQDEFGETFELEADGLMAVAIQHENDHLDGVLMIDKLNAIKKRLFSRKLNKAKQASARA